In Paracoccus sp. TOH, a single window of DNA contains:
- a CDS encoding DUF2946 family protein: MGALAGRKQGTGRGRRLIGWLAVLPFLLLSLIVPGTMLERDARGGVTVVLCAGDDLVEMVMAADGSLSPAGKAPHGDHRPCDWAPHGQPLLGADIAAAPAPLLQALHLARVLDLPDPLYRAEMLAPSARGPPRLA; encoded by the coding sequence ATGGGCGCGCTGGCCGGACGAAAGCAGGGAACGGGAAGGGGCCGCCGGCTGATCGGCTGGCTGGCCGTGCTGCCGTTCCTGCTGCTGTCGCTGATCGTGCCGGGCACCATGCTGGAGCGGGACGCCCGTGGCGGCGTCACCGTGGTGCTTTGCGCCGGCGACGATCTGGTCGAGATGGTCATGGCCGCCGATGGCAGCCTGTCCCCGGCCGGCAAGGCCCCGCATGGCGACCATCGGCCCTGCGACTGGGCGCCGCATGGCCAGCCGCTGCTGGGGGCCGACATCGCCGCGGCGCCGGCACCGCTGCTGCAGGCGCTGCATCTGGCGCGGGTGCTGGACCTGCCCGACCCTCTGTATCGCGCCGAGATGCTGGCGCCCTCGGCGCGGGGACCGCCGCGGCTCGCCTGA
- a CDS encoding ATP-binding cassette domain-containing protein — MARLSVRGLRHAFHAQPVVALPMLELEPGLTVLTGPSGSGKTTLLYLLSGLIRPQAGAVVWAGVDLARLPERGRDRWRRAHAGFVFQDVHLLPELSPLQNVLMPARFAAFSARRHAGRAAGLLRRFGVPDRRCAALLSRGEQQRAALARALLMDPAALFADEPTASLDAAAGRVVAEALQTLAAEGRCVIAASHDPDLIALAGRRLHLEHGRIEVFA; from the coding sequence ATGGCGCGGCTTTCGGTGCGCGGCCTGCGTCATGCCTTCCATGCCCAGCCGGTGGTGGCATTGCCGATGCTGGAGCTGGAGCCGGGCCTGACGGTGCTGACCGGTCCCTCCGGTTCCGGCAAGACCACGCTGCTTTACCTGCTTTCCGGGCTGATCCGGCCGCAGGCGGGGGCGGTGGTCTGGGCCGGCGTGGACCTGGCGCGGCTGCCCGAGCGCGGCCGCGACCGCTGGCGGCGCGCCCATGCCGGCTTCGTCTTCCAGGATGTCCACCTGCTGCCCGAGCTTTCGCCCCTGCAGAACGTGCTGATGCCGGCGCGCTTCGCCGCCTTCTCGGCACGGCGCCATGCCGGGCGGGCGGCCGGACTGCTGCGCCGCTTCGGCGTGCCCGACCGCCGGTGCGCCGCCCTGCTGTCGCGGGGCGAACAGCAGCGCGCCGCCCTGGCCCGAGCCCTGCTGATGGATCCGGCCGCCCTGTTCGCGGATGAGCCGACGGCCAGCCTGGATGCCGCGGCCGGGCGGGTGGTGGCCGAGGCGCTGCAGACGCTGGCGGCCGAGGGGCGCTGCGTCATTGCCGCCAGCCACGATCCCGACCTGATCGCGCTGGCCGGGCGCCGCCTGCATCTGGAACATGGCCGGATCGAGGTTTTCGCATGA
- a CDS encoding ABC transporter permease: MNPVPFVRALLARNPRTVWLFAVLVALAAALGIAISAQERALRQGSARAADRFDLIVAAPGSQTDLLMSAVFLRPAQVELLPGPLAHRVLSDADAEFAAPLAFGDSHGDSPVIGTTAAFVAHLSGGLAEGRGFTRLNEAVIGALVEGEIGAALAIRHGHADAVAAGLDADRAAEASDHDRDHGHAGQDGHHHEEVVITGRMRPTGTPWDRAVVVPVEYIWSAHVMGTGHPPGTERIGPPWQAELMPGLPAIVMKPASVADAYGLRARYRSEASTAFFPAETLVELYAVMGDATRVMLGLTLAAQVLIVAAILAGILAVLDLQRRSFAVLRALGAPRRYVFLSVWLYVAVMVLGGALAGLPLGWAASQLVSALISRETGVAFAATLGGSELAMAGLLILAGFLLALLPAWRVYRQPLVEGLR; the protein is encoded by the coding sequence ATGAACCCCGTCCCCTTCGTCCGGGCGCTGCTGGCCCGCAACCCGCGCACCGTCTGGCTGTTTGCAGTGCTGGTGGCGCTGGCCGCCGCCCTGGGCATCGCCATCAGCGCGCAGGAGCGGGCGCTGCGCCAGGGCTCGGCCCGCGCCGCCGACCGCTTCGACCTGATCGTGGCGGCGCCGGGCAGCCAGACCGACCTGCTGATGTCGGCCGTGTTCCTGCGCCCGGCCCAGGTCGAGCTGCTGCCCGGTCCGCTGGCGCATCGGGTGCTGAGCGATGCGGACGCGGAATTCGCCGCGCCGCTGGCCTTTGGCGACAGCCATGGCGACAGCCCGGTGATCGGCACCACCGCGGCGTTCGTCGCCCATCTGAGCGGCGGCCTGGCCGAGGGCCGCGGCTTCACGCGCCTGAACGAGGCGGTCATCGGCGCGCTGGTCGAGGGCGAGATCGGCGCGGCCCTTGCGATCCGCCACGGCCATGCCGACGCGGTGGCGGCCGGGCTTGACGCCGACCGCGCGGCCGAGGCGTCCGACCACGATCGCGACCACGGCCATGCCGGACAGGACGGCCATCACCACGAGGAGGTGGTGATCACTGGCCGGATGCGCCCGACCGGCACGCCCTGGGATCGCGCCGTGGTGGTGCCGGTGGAATATATCTGGTCGGCGCATGTCATGGGCACCGGCCATCCGCCGGGGACCGAGCGCATCGGCCCGCCCTGGCAGGCCGAGCTGATGCCGGGCCTGCCGGCCATCGTGATGAAGCCCGCCAGCGTCGCCGATGCCTACGGGTTGCGGGCGCGCTACCGGAGCGAGGCCTCGACCGCCTTCTTCCCGGCCGAGACGCTGGTCGAACTTTACGCGGTGATGGGCGATGCGACCCGGGTCATGCTGGGCCTGACCCTGGCGGCGCAGGTGCTGATCGTGGCCGCGATCCTGGCCGGCATTCTGGCGGTCTTGGACCTGCAGCGGCGCAGCTTTGCGGTGCTGCGGGCGTTGGGGGCGCCGCGGCGCTATGTCTTCCTGTCGGTCTGGCTTTACGTCGCGGTCATGGTGCTGGGGGGCGCGCTGGCCGGGCTGCCGCTGGGCTGGGCGGCCTCGCAGCTGGTCTCGGCGCTGATCTCGCGCGAGACGGGGGTGGCCTTCGCCGCCACCCTCGGCGGGTCCGAACTGGCCATGGCGGGCCTGCTGATCCTGGCCGGCTTCCTGCTGGCGCTGCTGCCGGCCTGGCGGGTCTATCGCCAGCCGCTGGTCGAGGGGCTGCGCTGA
- a CDS encoding SCO family protein — protein MADIKQGSPLRPLRYALWALVVVALAVVGWMKFGAPRLAEVADAGTASLGRGDYRLVATDGTEFTQATLKGQPSAVFFGFTHCPDVCPTTLGDIAGWQEELGADAGKLRVFFVTVDPERDTVDALRDYVSWVPGVVGVSGAPEEVAKAVKAFRIYARKVPQEGGEYSMDHSSTMLLFDGNGEYAGLIGYQEDPERAMASLRRLLES, from the coding sequence ATGGCGGACATTAAGCAGGGCTCGCCGCTGCGCCCTCTGCGCTATGCGCTCTGGGCGTTGGTCGTGGTCGCGCTGGCGGTGGTCGGCTGGATGAAGTTCGGCGCCCCGCGCCTGGCCGAGGTCGCCGATGCCGGCACCGCCTCGCTGGGCCGCGGCGATTACCGGCTGGTCGCCACCGACGGCACCGAGTTCACCCAAGCGACGCTGAAGGGCCAGCCCTCGGCGGTGTTCTTCGGCTTCACCCATTGCCCCGATGTCTGCCCGACCACGCTGGGCGACATCGCCGGCTGGCAAGAGGAGCTGGGCGCGGATGCCGGCAAGCTGCGGGTGTTCTTCGTCACCGTCGACCCCGAGCGCGACACGGTCGATGCGCTGCGCGATTACGTGTCCTGGGTGCCGGGGGTGGTCGGCGTCTCGGGCGCGCCCGAAGAGGTCGCCAAGGCGGTGAAGGCCTTCCGCATCTATGCCCGCAAGGTGCCGCAAGAGGGCGGCGAATACAGCATGGACCATTCCTCGACCATGCTGCTGTTCGACGGGAACGGCGAATATGCCGGGCTGATCGGCTACCAGGAAGACCCCGAGCGTGCCATGGCCAGCCTGCGGCGGCTGCTCGAAAGCTGA
- a CDS encoding alkaline phosphatase, protein MKYQLRSLMAGASLLVLASNAVAQDNVLQAEDSYFTAAKAELARKIADQPNVGRARNVVLFVVDGLSVPTITAARIHEGQSRGVDGESNVLSFEELLPYTALSKTYTHDSQVADSAPTATAIVSGVKSLNGTVGVTQQAKVEDCASQKGAEVTTLFELAETAGLSTGIISTARITHATPAATYAKVTGRDWEADKDLPEEAVQNGCKDIAAQLVDWPAGDGFEVVLGGGRGNFMLASQQDPEDETKTGARKDRDLIAEWKARHNDGAYVWNKQEFDAVDPAGTGKLLGLFNASHMQYEADREKDAAGEPSLAEMSVKAIDMLSRNENGYVLMIEGGRVDHAHHAGNAARALTDTVAVAEAVKAVYDKVDPAETLIILTADHSHVFSIAGYPARNNPILGIAGQGDDGKPYTTLGYLNGPGARLDEPRADLTGIDTTDIDFLQQALVPLGESETHAGDDVAIFAQGPWAHLFHGVVEQNLIYHVMEHATGLASRAALATSQAAK, encoded by the coding sequence ATGAAATACCAACTCCGCTCGCTGATGGCAGGCGCGTCGCTTCTGGTGCTGGCCTCGAACGCCGTCGCGCAGGACAATGTGCTGCAGGCCGAGGATTCCTATTTCACCGCGGCCAAGGCCGAGCTTGCCCGGAAGATCGCCGACCAGCCGAATGTCGGCCGGGCCAGGAACGTCGTGCTGTTCGTCGTGGACGGGCTGTCGGTGCCGACCATCACCGCCGCGCGCATCCACGAGGGCCAGAGCCGCGGCGTGGACGGGGAATCGAACGTGCTGTCGTTCGAGGAACTGCTGCCCTACACGGCGCTGTCCAAGACCTATACCCATGACAGCCAGGTGGCCGATTCGGCCCCGACCGCGACGGCCATCGTCTCGGGGGTGAAGTCCTTGAACGGCACCGTCGGCGTGACGCAGCAGGCCAAGGTCGAGGATTGCGCCAGCCAGAAGGGTGCCGAGGTCACGACGCTGTTCGAGCTGGCCGAGACCGCGGGCCTTTCGACCGGCATCATCTCGACCGCGCGCATCACCCATGCGACGCCCGCCGCCACCTATGCCAAGGTCACCGGCCGCGACTGGGAAGCCGACAAGGACCTGCCCGAGGAAGCGGTGCAGAACGGCTGCAAGGACATCGCCGCGCAGCTGGTCGACTGGCCGGCCGGCGACGGGTTCGAGGTCGTCCTGGGCGGCGGCCGCGGCAATTTCATGCTGGCCAGCCAGCAGGATCCCGAGGACGAGACCAAGACCGGCGCGCGCAAGGACCGCGACCTGATCGCCGAGTGGAAGGCGCGCCACAATGACGGCGCCTATGTCTGGAACAAGCAGGAATTCGACGCGGTCGATCCGGCCGGCACCGGCAAGCTGCTGGGTCTGTTCAACGCCAGCCACATGCAATACGAGGCGGATCGCGAGAAGGATGCCGCCGGCGAACCCTCGCTGGCCGAGATGTCGGTCAAGGCCATCGACATGCTGTCCCGCAACGAGAACGGCTATGTGCTGATGATCGAGGGCGGCCGCGTCGACCACGCCCACCATGCCGGCAATGCCGCCCGGGCGCTGACCGATACGGTGGCGGTGGCCGAGGCGGTGAAGGCGGTCTATGACAAGGTCGATCCGGCCGAGACGCTGATCATCCTGACCGCCGACCACAGCCATGTCTTCTCGATCGCCGGCTATCCGGCGCGCAACAACCCGATCCTGGGCATCGCGGGGCAGGGCGACGACGGCAAGCCCTATACCACGCTGGGCTATCTGAACGGCCCCGGCGCCCGCCTGGACGAGCCGCGCGCCGACCTGACCGGGATCGACACCACCGATATCGACTTCCTGCAACAGGCGCTGGTGCCGCTGGGCGAAAGCGAGACCCATGCCGGCGACGACGTGGCGATCTTCGCGCAGGGGCCCTGGGCGCATCTGTTCCACGGCGTCGTCGAGCAGAACCTGATCTATCACGTCATGGAACATGCGACCGGTCTGGCCAGCCGGGCGGCGCTGGCCACCAGCCAGGCCGCGAAGTGA
- a CDS encoding nitrate reductase, with protein MQTIRTTCPYCGVGCGVLATPDGRGGLGVAGDPGHPANRGRLCVKGAALGETVGHAGRLLAPRIHDREAGWDEALGLVARRFSETIAEHGPDSVGFYVSGQLLTEDYYVANKLMKGFIGSGNIDTNSRLCMASAVAGQRRAFGSDTVPGLYEDLELADTVVLVGSNLAWCHPVLYQRLAAARAVRGTRVVVVDPRRTASCDIADLHLPLAPGSDAALFNLLLAEIGRISELCVDNLEGIEDAMAAARATSPSATGLAHSQLRQFFNLWLHSDKVVTVWSQGVNQSDSGTDKVNAILNCHLASGRIGRPGMGPFSVTGQPNAMGGREVGGLANMLACHLEIENPAHRAAVRAFWNAPRMAERPGLKAVDMFRAVEDGRIKALWIICTNPAATMPEADRVARAIAGCDFTVVSDIMARTDTLRLAHVALPATGWGEKDGTVTNSERRISRQRRSLSPVGQARDDWRILAEVGRRMGWAEAFAWRHPAQVFAEHAALSGIAGGLGSDFDISAHAGITPAEYDALAPFLWPHSAGRQGGRFFGDGRFHTPSGRGRMVAVTPRPPQPVDADHPFRLNTGRVRDHWHTMTRTGLSPRLSRHLAEPFLELHPDDAARLGLQPASLAEIVSPHGRAVLRVLVSGRVAPGHPFAPMHWTGETAASGRVDALVPGAVDPVSGQPALKSAAVAIRPFAARWFGFAVSAGRIRPDCDYWARATLPRGEQAELAGLAPPQDWTAHARALFGLPDEPLVLQDRARGQVRLAFLREGRLQAALFVAPGPVALSRSHVAALLGEGATLSGAEALAGRPGADRPDEGALVCACFGIGVNSIVQAIASRRLTSVEAVGQALRAGTNCGSCRPEIRALLDAGTACRMAAE; from the coding sequence ATGCAGACCATCCGCACCACCTGTCCCTATTGCGGCGTCGGCTGCGGCGTGCTGGCGACGCCCGACGGCCGGGGCGGGCTGGGCGTCGCCGGCGATCCCGGGCATCCGGCGAACCGGGGCCGGCTCTGCGTCAAGGGCGCGGCGCTGGGCGAGACCGTCGGCCATGCCGGCCGGCTGCTCGCCCCGCGCATCCATGACCGCGAGGCGGGCTGGGACGAGGCGCTGGGCCTGGTCGCGCGCCGGTTTTCCGAAACCATCGCCGAACACGGGCCGGATTCGGTCGGCTTCTACGTCTCGGGGCAGCTCTTGACCGAGGATTACTATGTCGCCAACAAGCTGATGAAGGGCTTCATCGGCTCGGGCAATATCGACACCAATTCGCGGCTCTGCATGGCCTCGGCGGTGGCGGGGCAGCGGCGGGCCTTCGGCTCGGACACGGTGCCGGGGCTCTACGAGGATCTGGAACTGGCCGATACGGTGGTGCTGGTCGGCTCGAACCTCGCCTGGTGCCATCCGGTGCTTTACCAGCGGCTGGCGGCGGCGCGCGCGGTGCGGGGCACGCGGGTCGTGGTGGTCGATCCGCGCCGCACCGCAAGCTGCGACATCGCCGACCTGCATCTGCCGCTGGCACCGGGTTCGGATGCGGCGCTGTTCAACCTGCTTCTGGCAGAAATCGGCAGAATATCAGAGTTATGCGTTGATAATCTGGAAGGAATCGAGGATGCGATGGCCGCGGCGCGCGCCACGTCCCCCTCGGCCACCGGGCTGGCGCACAGCCAGTTGCGGCAGTTCTTCAACCTCTGGCTGCACAGTGACAAGGTGGTGACGGTCTGGTCGCAGGGCGTGAACCAGTCCGACAGCGGCACAGACAAGGTGAACGCGATCCTGAACTGCCACCTTGCCAGCGGCCGCATCGGCCGGCCCGGCATGGGCCCGTTCAGCGTCACCGGCCAGCCCAATGCCATGGGCGGGCGCGAGGTCGGCGGGCTGGCCAACATGCTGGCCTGCCATCTGGAGATCGAGAATCCCGCGCATCGCGCGGCGGTGCGCGCTTTCTGGAACGCGCCGCGCATGGCCGAGCGGCCGGGGCTGAAGGCCGTGGACATGTTCCGCGCCGTCGAGGACGGCCGGATCAAGGCGCTGTGGATCATCTGCACCAACCCCGCCGCGACCATGCCCGAGGCCGACCGCGTCGCCCGCGCCATTGCCGGCTGCGATTTCACCGTGGTCTCGGACATCATGGCGCGGACCGACACCCTGCGGCTGGCGCATGTGGCGCTGCCGGCGACCGGCTGGGGCGAAAAGGACGGCACGGTGACGAATTCCGAACGCCGCATCAGCCGCCAGCGCCGCAGTCTTTCCCCGGTCGGGCAGGCGCGCGACGACTGGCGCATCCTGGCCGAGGTCGGGCGCCGCATGGGCTGGGCCGAGGCCTTCGCCTGGCGGCACCCGGCGCAGGTCTTTGCCGAACACGCGGCGCTTTCGGGCATCGCGGGCGGTCTGGGCAGCGATTTCGACATCTCGGCCCATGCCGGCATCACCCCGGCGGAATATGATGCGCTGGCGCCGTTCCTGTGGCCGCATTCGGCGGGCCGGCAGGGCGGGCGGTTCTTCGGCGACGGGCGGTTCCATACGCCTTCGGGGCGGGGCCGCATGGTGGCGGTCACGCCGCGCCCGCCGCAGCCGGTGGATGCGGACCATCCTTTCCGGCTGAACACCGGCCGGGTGCGCGACCATTGGCACACCATGACCCGCACCGGCCTGTCGCCGCGGCTGTCCCGGCATCTGGCCGAGCCCTTTCTGGAACTGCACCCCGACGACGCCGCCCGGCTGGGCCTGCAGCCCGCCAGCCTGGCCGAGATCGTCAGCCCGCATGGCCGCGCGGTGCTGCGGGTGCTGGTGAGCGGCCGGGTGGCGCCGGGCCATCCCTTCGCGCCGATGCACTGGACGGGCGAGACCGCGGCCTCGGGCCGGGTCGATGCGCTGGTGCCGGGTGCTGTCGATCCGGTCTCGGGCCAGCCGGCGCTGAAATCGGCGGCGGTGGCGATCCGGCCCTTTGCGGCGCGTTGGTTCGGCTTCGCCGTCTCGGCCGGCCGGATCCGGCCGGATTGCGACTATTGGGCGCGGGCCACGCTGCCAAGGGGCGAGCAGGCCGAGCTGGCCGGGCTTGCGCCGCCGCAGGACTGGACCGCGCATGCCCGCGCGCTGTTCGGCCTGCCGGACGAGCCGCTGGTGCTGCAGGACCGCGCCCGCGGGCAGGTGCGGCTGGCCTTCCTGCGCGAGGGTCGGCTGCAGGCGGCGTTGTTCGTGGCGCCCGGGCCGGTGGCCCTGTCGCGCAGCCATGTCGCGGCGCTGCTGGGCGAGGGCGCGACCCTGAGCGGGGCCGAGGCGCTGGCCGGCCGTCCCGGCGCCGACCGCCCGGACGAGGGGGCGCTGGTCTGCGCCTGTTTCGGCATCGGCGTGAACAGCATCGTGCAGGCCATTGCCAGCCGGCGCCTGACCTCGGTCGAGGCGGTGGGGCAGGCGCTGCGGGCCGGCACCAATTGCGGCTCGTGCCGCCCCGAGATCCGGGCGCTGCTGGATGCCGGCACCGCCTGCCGGATGGCGGCCGAGTAG
- a CDS encoding DUF1775 domain-containing protein has translation MKNPVFGALCASALALAAAPALAHATLEQSEAPAGAAYRAVIRIGHGCDGQATQTLRVQLPEGFYNAKPMPKAGWTLETVKGPYAQPFDNHGTPMTEGTREVVWSGGDLQDDWYDEFVIRGTVGADVTPGTVLYFSTVQECADGKEEWIDVTGSKEAQNPAPGVTVVAGKAGHGHGHGHGAAAAAAPAAQAAPITLGDLTLSGPFTRATPPGAPVAGGFLTVANAGADDRLVAARVDFAGRAEIHEMAMEGDVMKMRQLSDGLAIPAGATVELKPGGYHLMFMDLKQPLVEGETVKVTLQFEKAGEVEVPMTVGPMNAGKRGGKDGGHGGH, from the coding sequence ATGAAGAACCCTGTTTTTGGCGCGCTTTGCGCCTCGGCGCTGGCGCTGGCCGCCGCGCCGGCCCTTGCCCATGCCACGCTGGAACAGTCCGAGGCGCCCGCCGGCGCCGCCTATCGCGCGGTGATCCGCATCGGCCATGGCTGCGACGGCCAGGCGACCCAGACCCTGCGCGTGCAGTTGCCCGAGGGCTTCTACAACGCCAAGCCCATGCCCAAGGCCGGCTGGACGCTGGAAACGGTGAAGGGCCCCTATGCCCAGCCCTTCGACAATCACGGCACCCCGATGACCGAGGGCACGCGCGAGGTGGTCTGGTCCGGCGGCGATCTGCAGGACGATTGGTATGACGAATTCGTCATCCGCGGCACGGTCGGCGCCGATGTGACGCCGGGCACGGTGCTGTATTTCTCGACCGTGCAGGAATGCGCGGATGGCAAGGAGGAATGGATCGACGTCACCGGCAGCAAGGAAGCCCAGAATCCCGCGCCGGGCGTGACCGTCGTCGCGGGCAAGGCCGGGCATGGCCACGGCCACGGCCATGGCGCCGCCGCCGCCGCTGCCCCGGCCGCGCAGGCCGCGCCGATCACGCTGGGCGATCTGACGCTCAGCGGGCCCTTCACCCGCGCCACGCCGCCCGGTGCGCCGGTGGCGGGCGGTTTCTTGACCGTCGCCAATGCCGGTGCGGATGACCGGCTGGTCGCGGCCCGCGTCGATTTCGCCGGCCGGGCCGAGATCCACGAGATGGCGATGGAGGGCGATGTCATGAAGATGCGCCAACTGTCCGACGGGCTGGCGATCCCGGCCGGGGCGACGGTTGAACTGAAGCCCGGTGGCTATCACCTGATGTTCATGGATCTGAAACAGCCGCTGGTCGAGGGCGAGACGGTCAAGGTCACGCTGCAATTCGAGAAGGCGGGCGAAGTCGAGGTGCCGATGACGGTCGGGCCGATGAATGCCGGCAAGCGCGGCGGAAAGGATGGTGGACATGGCGGACATTAA